The region GCTTGAGGCAATCACCCCCGGCACGGAGACGACAGACTATCGCCTGCGTCTTACCGTGCCCGATGCACTGATGCGGTATATCGTCGAGAAGGGTTCCATCACTGTGGAAGGAATCTCCCTGACGGTTGCGTCTGTTCAGGGCGACCAGGTTGAGATCGCCATCATTCCTCACACCTACGCTGCAACCAGTCTGCGTACTCTTTCGCCTGGAGAAGAAGTCAATATCGAAGTCGATGTTCTAGGCAAGTACGCAGAACGCAAGCTGGAAGCGCCCAAAGCATTCGATCTGACGGAGGAATACCTCATCGCCAACGGCTACTAGCCTCAACCATCTTGCGAGGGGTTAACTGTCTTCGGGGCCAGTTCTTTCCTAAAGACTCCATTTTCCTCACACTTGAATTGAATCCTTCGCCCCGGCTTCACAATCAATTAGACGATTGTCGAATTATCGACAAGATTGAATGAGGTGAATCGACATGAGCAAGCTTTCAGGAAAAGTCGCTGTCGTAACGGGGGCATCAAAGGGCATCGGCGCCGATATCGCCAAAGGGCTAGCCAGAGAAGGCGCCTCGGTCGTCGTCAACTACGCGGCGAGCAAAGAGGGTGCAGAGAAGGTCGTCTCCGAGATCACTCAAGCCGGCGGCAACGCTTTTGCCGTGCAGGGAGATGTGGCGAAAGAAGCAGACGTTAATCGCCTCTTTGAGGAGACCCGAAAGGCGTTCGGCAAGCTGGATGTGCTGGTCAACAACGCTGGCGTCTACCAGTTCTCTCCCATTGAAGAGTTCAGCCCGGAGCTCTACAGCAGACTCTTCAACACGAACGTTCTGGGGACGCTGCTGGCGACGCGGGAAGCAGTCAAACTGTTTGGTGATAACGGCGGAAGCATCATCAATATCGGTTCTGCGGTGACAGAGCTGCACCCGCCGACGAGCGCCGTCTACACCGGCACCAAGGGAGCCATCGATTCCATCACAGCGGTCCTCTCCAAGGAACTCGGCCCGAGGAAGATCCGGGTGAATGCCTTGAATCCCGGAATGATTGAGACAGAAGGTGTGCACAGCGCCGGCTTTATCGGCTCGGACTTTCAGAAGAGCATTGAAGTGGAAGCTCCGCTCGGCCGCATCGGCCAGCCAAATGATGTGACCCCGGTTGCGGTCTTTCTGGCCTCCGATGACTCCGGCTGGGTGACCGGCGAGACTATCGTGGCCTCTGGCGGTCATCGCTAATAGATACTCCGATATCAACGAAAAGGGCGCAGTCCTCTGACTGCGCCCTTACCATCACCGGACCAGCACCACCCGGACCCGGCGATTCCTTGAGAAGCTCTTAGATCGAGCTCATATTGTGCAGGAACTCCTGATTGTTCCTGGTCTTGGCCAGCTTGTCGGTGAGAAGTTCCATGGCTTCCACCGGCGAGAGCGGGTTGAGGACCTTGCGAAGGATCCAGACACGCTGCAGGTCTTCTTTCGGGATCAGCAGCTCTTCCTTACGGGTTCCGGAACGCTGAATGTCGATCGCCGGAAAGACACGCTTGTCGACCAGCTTGCGGTCAAGGATGACTTCCATGTTGCCGGTTCCCTTGAACTCTTCGAAGATGACCTCGTCCATCCTTGAACCGGTATCGACCAGGGCCGTAGCGATGATGGTGAGCGAGCCGCCCTCTTCGATGTTGCGAGCGGCGCCGAAGAAACGCTTCGGGCGCTGCAGGGCGTTAGAGTCCACACCGCCCGAGAGAACCTTGCCGCTGGGAGGAACGATCGTATTGTAGGCGCGGGCGAGTCGCGTGATGGAGTCGAGCAGGATCACGACATCGCGCTTGTGCTCAACCAGTCGCTTGGCCTTCTCGATGACCATCTCGGCAACCTGCACGTGGCGGGCCGCCGGCTCGTCAAAAGTGGAGCTGATGACCTCTCCCTTGACCGATCGCTGCATGTCGGTGACTTCTTCCGGGCGCTCGTCGATGAGAAGGACGATCAGAACGATCTCAGGGTGATTGGCTGTGATGGAATTGGCAATCGCCTGCAGAAGCATCGTCTTACCGGTTCGGGGAGGAGCGACGATCAGGCCACGCTGTCCCTTGCCTACCGGTGTCAGGAGGTCCATCACACGGCCCGAGATGTTATCTCGGACCGTCTCCATCTTGATCCGCTCTTCGGCGTATAGAGGAGTGAGATTGTCGAAGAGGATCTTGTTGCGAGTCTCCTCGGGCGACTCGAAGTTGATGGCCTCAATCTTGACCAGTGCGAAGTACTTTTCGCCTTCGTGCGGGGGACGCACGTTGCCGCTGATGGTGTCGCCGGTCTTCAGATCGAACTTGCGGATCTGGGAGGGCGAGACGTAGATGTCATCGGGACCAGGCAGGTAGTTATAGTCCGGAGAGCGGAGGAAGCCGTAGCCGTCGGGAAGGATCTCGAGCACGCCCTCGGCAAAGATATGGCCTTCCTTCTCGCTCTGCGCCTGCAGAATCTTGAAGATCAGGTCCTGCTTGCGGAGGCCGCTGGTACCGGCGATATCAAGGCCGCGCGCCAGTTTGCCCAGTTCGGCAATGTTGTGTTCTTTCAACTCTGAAATTGTCATGGTTTTACCTTGCGATTGGATGTCGGGAACTCGGGCGGGATATGCCTGAAAGGGAATCTTTCAGATAGCCGGGGGAAAGACCTAGAATTTTATGGGATGGAAATGAGGACTGCGGAAAGGGTTATAGGTTGTGAAGAATGGGCCGAAGGCCGCGCGACTAAGCCGCGCGGCGCTCCTGCAACTCTACCTTCTGAACCGGGGATTCACCACCGGCGGCTGGCACGGAATCACGAAAACGATCAAGAACTTCATTGGTCGTGTCCTGTAGCCGGGTGTTCGGTTTATGCAGCTTGCGAGTTGCCTTCGATGCAAGCTGGCAAAGCTCATAACGGTTCTTTACGTGAGTGAGGGCTCCAAAAACGAGATCCGAGCGCATCATCTTCTCCTTTATTCAATCCGATTGCAGTAAAAAGCGTTCTAGCGCTCACTGTCCGCAATCATAAAATCCCGACATGCGGCAGATTCGTTGCATTCCGTCTGCCGCTGCTCATTAGACGCCGAATCCCCAAAAAGGATTCATGCTTCTTGCGTAAATATCTCAAACTAAACCCGATCTGCCGAAATGAACGGATAGGGAAGCTTCCGCAATTGCCATACCCGGCAATACGGTCCATCATGAAACCCTGTCTCTCCTGGTATCTCAGCGGCTTAGAGCGCCTGGGTAAAAACAGAAGGAAGCAGAGCAGAATGCCCGGTATTCCTGGCATTCCCTAGGTCTTCGCCCTCCCTATGTGTATCGCGGAAAACGGCATCAACCACTAGAGAAAATAAATCCTTCCGCTGCTCGGGTCAATACCTATTTTTGGAGTCTTTCTCCCTGGGACCTCCAAGAAACGGGAGATCGGCATGACTTCAAAATCACCTCTCCCGCAGGGAAAACCAACAAAGCCCATATAAATCAGGCGTTTGAAAATTTTTCCTTTGTCTTGAGGCCAGTCTAGCTCCAGTAGCTGCGGTCCAAGGTTCTGTACTGGATCGCTTCAGCGATGTGTCGAGTACCGATACTTTCGGCCGCATCCAGATCTGCGATGGTGCGTGCCACCTTCAGGATGCGGTCGTGCGCTCTTGCGCTCAGCCCCTGCTGCTGCATGGCCCTCTCCAGCAGGCGTTCTGCATCGGATTCAAGGACGCAGTAGGTTCTGATCTGCGGTGTATTCATCTGGGAGTTTGAGAAGACTCTCCGGGAGACGCCCTTGCTCGATCCCCTGGTCCGCTCCTCCGATTCCGTGAAACGCTCGTACTGCCGGCGCCTTGCCGCCATCACCCGGTCCCGAATCTCTGCCGACCCCTCAGACGCCGCTCCTCCCCGCAGCTCTTTATACTCCACCGCTGGGACCTCGATGTGGATGTCGATGCGGTCCAGAAGCGGGCCGCTGACCTTCGAGACGTAACGCTGAATCATCGGAGGCGTACACATACACTCCCGACGCTTGTCGTTGAAGTAGCCGCAGGGGCAGGGATTCATGGCAGCCGCCAGCATGAATCGGGCCGGAAAGCTCAGGCTCATAGCCGCGCGCGAGATCGTCACGGTCCCGTCTTCGAGCGGCTGGCGGAGAACTTCGAGCACATTGCGGGGAAACTCCGGCAACTCATCCAGAAAAAGCAGACCATTATGAGCCAGCGAAACCTCGCCGGGGCGCGGAACCATTCCGCCACCGATCAGTCCGGCGTCGGAGATGGTGTGATGAGGAGCGCGAAACGGCCGATGGGCGACAAGCCCCTGCTCTCCATCGAGGACACCGGCGACGGAATGGATCTTCGTCGTCTCCAGCGCCTCTTCAAACTTCAGAGGCGAAAGAATCGATGGCAACCGCTTCGCCAGCATCGTCTTGCCGGAGCCCGGAGGACCGATCATCAGGATATTGTGTCCGCCTGCGGCTGCTACCTCGAGAGCGCGTTTCGCTACATGCTGCCCGCGAACATCCTTGAAGTCGAATGGAAAATGCTGGGTTTCGTTGAGAATCTCTGTCGCCCTGACCGCAAGAGGAGCAACGGCGAGCGTTCCCGTAGTGGCGGAGTTGAGCAGCTCGCGGACCTCGATCAGGTGCTTCATGGGATAGACGTTGACCCCTTCGACCACCGCAGCCTCACGCGCATTCGCCGCAGGAACGATCACATTCCGGATCCCGTTCGAGCGCGCAGCCACCGCGATCGGCAATGCTCCCGGTACGGCACGAAGAGAACCATCGAGTCCGAGTTCTCCGACCAGCAGAAAATCGTCGAGATCTTTAATGGCCAGTGCACCGTAGGCGCCGAGAATAGCGACCGCGATGGGAAGATCAAACCCCGATCCTTCTTTCTTCAGGTCCGCAGGAGCGAGATTGATCGTGATCTTCGTAGGAGGGATTTCAAATCCGGAGTTCTTGATCGCGGACCGCACACGATCCCGGCTCTCTCGAACCGCCGCATCAGGCAGCCCGACCGTGCTGAACTGTTCCTTGTCGAGCTTGATCTGCGAGAAGTCGACCTCCACATCGATCAGGTGAGCGTCGATTCCATAAACAGCGGCACTTCTGGCTTTAAAAAGCATCGTGAGCCTGGTATGTCCTTGAGGCAGTGAGGTGTGCGCCGAGTATAGCATCGGCACCATCGATCACCGTTCCCACTGAAGTGGGACAAGATCTCATGCTCTTGCGACCTCACTCACAACATCACAGACTGACCTCGGGCAGCCTGAAGCCGTCCGAGGTTGATCCAGTAGCGCGTCTCGAGTTCGACCTGGCCTTCGTCTGCAAATCTCTCGAAAAAAGTGCGCAGCGATCTCTCGAAATCCTGGTACGCCGGGTGATCTTTCGCAGGACTGTGGGAGAGCGACAGCGTCATCCCCAACAGGTTCTCCCAATCGAACCGCATCGTTCCCAGAATCTCTTCGTGATGAAAATCTCGCGGTAGATAAGCTCTCAGCTGCCGGTACACCTCATAGCCGGCATGGGTGTCTGCATGGCTCTCTGAGAATGCACGGAGCACGTTCTCAAACTCCACATTTTCTGTACGGCCCTCTTCTGTCCTTCCAAACGCAATGATTACAACCCAGCCATCCGGCTTCAGAATTCGTCGAAACTCGGCGAATGATTTCTCCCGGTCGAACCAGTGCATTGCTCGTCCCGCTGTTACCAGGTCAATCGAAGCAGAAGCTAGCCCGGTTGCTTCTGCTGTGCCATCCATCACTTGGAAACGAGGATCCTCCTGATGCAGAAATTGGCAGATCTCTCTCATGTCGGCGTTGGGCTCGATCGCGAGTGTCCGGTTGCCATTTGCGAGGAACACATCGCTGAGCATTCCCGTTCCGGCTCCCACATCCGCCACAGTCCATTCCGCAGTCAGTCCACAAGTAGCACGAAGAACCGGCAATACGATCTCGGGGGAGTAACGCTCGCGAAAACGGGTATAGTCAAGCGCCTTGCCGCTGAACCGGTGAATGCTCTTCATCCGTGCATTGTCACGCATTTGCCGTCAGTGGACAAAGGTCAGCCGCGCTCGATGGCCATTGCGACGGAGTTGCCCCCGCCAAGACACAAAGCCGCCACTCCTCTTTTCGCGTCGGTCCGGATCATCTCGTGAATCAGCGTTACAAAGATCCGAGCGCCACTGGCTCCGATGGGGTGACCGATCGCCACGGCGCCTCCGTTTACGTTGACCTTCGATAGCGGAAGCCCCAGCTCTTGCGTCACCGCGAGCGCCTGTACGCTGAACGCCTCATTCAATTCATAAAGATCGACGTCATCGTTCGTCCAGCCGGCCTTTTGAAGCACTTTGCGAACACCAGTGACCGGAGCCATCATCACCCAGCGTGGCTCCACGCCGCTTACCGCATGGGCTCGGATCGTCGCCAGCGGTTTCAGTCCCAGTTCGCTGGCCTTGCTGGAAGACATGATGACCACTGCGGCAGCCGCATCATTCACTCCAGGAGCATTACCCGCTGTCACGGTTCCTCCAGATTTGAAAGCAGATTTGAGAGAACCCAGCGCCTCCATGGATGAGTCCTCACGAACGCTCTCGTCGCGCAAGACCAGGGCAGGCACTCCTCCTTTCTTCCGCGAAGGCACAGCGACCGGGACTACCTCCGCATCGAAATGGCCTTCACGCCAGGCAGCAGCAGCGCGGCGGTGCGATTCAAGCGCGTAGGCGTCCTGTTCCTGGCGTGTGATCCCGTACTTCTGGGCTACCAGCTCGGCGGTCATCCCCATGTGCTGGTCGTCGCAGGCACACCACAGGCCGTCGCGAATCATGGAGTCGATCAGGCTGGAATCTCCCATGCGAAGTCCCTTGCGTGCTGCGGGAAGAAGATAGGGAGCGTTCGACATCGACTCCATACCGCCGGCGACGACGATCTCTGCATCTCCCAGAAGAATGTTCTGCGCTCCCAGCGCGATGGCACGCAAGCCGCTTCCGCAGACCATATTGATAGTTAAGGCAGAAACCGAATCGAACAGACCGGCGCGAAGCGCTGCCTGGCGTGCGGGATTCTGCCCAAGCCCGGCAGAGATCACACAACCCATCACACATTCATCGACAGCGCCCGCGTCGATACCGGCCCGATGCACGGCTTCAGCAACTGCAAGCGCTCCAAGATCGATCGCAGCAAGATCTGCCAGGGCACCCTGAAATCTTCCGACTGGAGTACGGACGGCCGCAACGATGACGACCTCTTTCATAACGACACCTCTGTGATGCGACAGTATAGGACTCCACCGCGATGCGTTGCACTGCCTGGAATGTCTGCCTGCTTGCCGCAAGTGGGAGATGGCTCGAAAAAAAATTCTTCTTACCTATCGATTTTTCTTGACAGTGAATTTTCGTAAATCTATACCTTCGTTAGCTGCAATGAAGTGTGTTGCAGGTTTATGTCTAATCACTAGGGAGAATAGGCAAATGGCAACGAAGAAGGCAGCAAAAAAAGCACCGGCCAAAAAGGCAACCAAGAAGGCCGCGAAGAAGAAGTAAATCGGCAACAGGCAAACAAAAGGGGGACGCTAAAAGCGTCCCCCTTTTGATTTGCCTGCAAGAGGGGCTATGGCGTTGCCGTCTTTGTCTTCGGCGTCGAAAGGTATCCGGAGACCTTGTTCTTTTCGATTGAGTTCACGACCAGCTCGTACAGTTCAGGATCTTTGCCTGTATAGAACTGAACCGGCTCATCCAGGTTTTTGTCCTTCTTTTCGATCTCGCGATCATCGGCGCTCACCCTGAGCGTATAGCGCGAGTGTTTCTGGTCAGCCTTCCTGAGCTGCAGCTTGATGGTCGAAAGAAGGGTGGGCTTCTGTCCCTTCTGGAGCGTGAACTCGTAGTAGTTCCGGTCACCCCTATGCTTCAGGATCTCCAATTCGTCGTGGTTCTTTGCGATCAGGCCGCTCATCACACCAGCATCGCCGATTGCGCGGGTCAACTGGGTCTTTGTCTGCTCCAGATCGCTCCGGGTAGCAGCGACATCGGTCTTCACGCCGCCTACGTCGGTCTTCACGCTGGAGACTTCTGTTGACACTGCGCCGATCTGCTTTTGTGTCGCCGCCTGGGCCTCTTCCAGCTTCTGTTGTGCCAGCTTC is a window of Edaphobacter sp. 12200R-103 DNA encoding:
- a CDS encoding glucose 1-dehydrogenase, with the translated sequence MSKLSGKVAVVTGASKGIGADIAKGLAREGASVVVNYAASKEGAEKVVSEITQAGGNAFAVQGDVAKEADVNRLFEETRKAFGKLDVLVNNAGVYQFSPIEEFSPELYSRLFNTNVLGTLLATREAVKLFGDNGGSIINIGSAVTELHPPTSAVYTGTKGAIDSITAVLSKELGPRKIRVNALNPGMIETEGVHSAGFIGSDFQKSIEVEAPLGRIGQPNDVTPVAVFLASDDSGWVTGETIVASGGHR
- a CDS encoding class I SAM-dependent methyltransferase translates to MRDNARMKSIHRFSGKALDYTRFRERYSPEIVLPVLRATCGLTAEWTVADVGAGTGMLSDVFLANGNRTLAIEPNADMREICQFLHQEDPRFQVMDGTAEATGLASASIDLVTAGRAMHWFDREKSFAEFRRILKPDGWVVIIAFGRTEEGRTENVEFENVLRAFSESHADTHAGYEVYRQLRAYLPRDFHHEEILGTMRFDWENLLGMTLSLSHSPAKDHPAYQDFERSLRTFFERFADEGQVELETRYWINLGRLQAARGQSVML
- a CDS encoding acetyl-CoA C-acetyltransferase, which produces MKEVVIVAAVRTPVGRFQGALADLAAIDLGALAVAEAVHRAGIDAGAVDECVMGCVISAGLGQNPARQAALRAGLFDSVSALTINMVCGSGLRAIALGAQNILLGDAEIVVAGGMESMSNAPYLLPAARKGLRMGDSSLIDSMIRDGLWCACDDQHMGMTAELVAQKYGITRQEQDAYALESHRRAAAAWREGHFDAEVVPVAVPSRKKGGVPALVLRDESVREDSSMEALGSLKSAFKSGGTVTAGNAPGVNDAAAAVVIMSSSKASELGLKPLATIRAHAVSGVEPRWVMMAPVTGVRKVLQKAGWTNDDVDLYELNEAFSVQALAVTQELGLPLSKVNVNGGAVAIGHPIGASGARIFVTLIHEMIRTDAKRGVAALCLGGGNSVAMAIERG
- the rho gene encoding transcription termination factor Rho, with protein sequence MTISELKEHNIAELGKLARGLDIAGTSGLRKQDLIFKILQAQSEKEGHIFAEGVLEILPDGYGFLRSPDYNYLPGPDDIYVSPSQIRKFDLKTGDTISGNVRPPHEGEKYFALVKIEAINFESPEETRNKILFDNLTPLYAEERIKMETVRDNISGRVMDLLTPVGKGQRGLIVAPPRTGKTMLLQAIANSITANHPEIVLIVLLIDERPEEVTDMQRSVKGEVISSTFDEPAARHVQVAEMVIEKAKRLVEHKRDVVILLDSITRLARAYNTIVPPSGKVLSGGVDSNALQRPKRFFGAARNIEEGGSLTIIATALVDTGSRMDEVIFEEFKGTGNMEVILDRKLVDKRVFPAIDIQRSGTRKEELLIPKEDLQRVWILRKVLNPLSPVEAMELLTDKLAKTRNNQEFLHNMSSI
- a CDS encoding DNA-directed RNA polymerase subunit omega; protein product: MRSDLVFGALTHVKNRYELCQLASKATRKLHKPNTRLQDTTNEVLDRFRDSVPAAGGESPVQKVELQERRAA
- a CDS encoding YifB family Mg chelatase-like AAA ATPase, which produces MLFKARSAAVYGIDAHLIDVEVDFSQIKLDKEQFSTVGLPDAAVRESRDRVRSAIKNSGFEIPPTKITINLAPADLKKEGSGFDLPIAVAILGAYGALAIKDLDDFLLVGELGLDGSLRAVPGALPIAVAARSNGIRNVIVPAANAREAAVVEGVNVYPMKHLIEVRELLNSATTGTLAVAPLAVRATEILNETQHFPFDFKDVRGQHVAKRALEVAAAGGHNILMIGPPGSGKTMLAKRLPSILSPLKFEEALETTKIHSVAGVLDGEQGLVAHRPFRAPHHTISDAGLIGGGMVPRPGEVSLAHNGLLFLDELPEFPRNVLEVLRQPLEDGTVTISRAAMSLSFPARFMLAAAMNPCPCGYFNDKRRECMCTPPMIQRYVSKVSGPLLDRIDIHIEVPAVEYKELRGGAASEGSAEIRDRVMAARRRQYERFTESEERTRGSSKGVSRRVFSNSQMNTPQIRTYCVLESDAERLLERAMQQQGLSARAHDRILKVARTIADLDAAESIGTRHIAEAIQYRTLDRSYWS